In one Poseidonibacter antarcticus genomic region, the following are encoded:
- a CDS encoding restriction endonuclease — MKLGQKLAILTIAASVSLFANGITNVTSLVDQINKTSDIKAKQVLMKKLDIEIASIDQKDLAKAKEIIDTNLKK; from the coding sequence ATGAAATTAGGACAAAAATTAGCAATATTAACAATTGCAGCAAGTGTAAGTTTATTTGCAAATGGAATTACAAATGTGACTAGTTTGGTTGACCAAATCAATAAAACAAGTGATATAAAAGCAAAACAAGTTTTAATGAAGAAATTAGATATTGAAATAGCTTCTATTGATCAAAAAGATCTTGCAAAAGCCAAAGAAATCATTGATACAAACCTAAAAAAATAA
- a CDS encoding VF530 family DNA-binding protein yields the protein MAGNNENNPLHGIKLEMIINELVEKFGWEELDRRIRINCFACDPSVKSSLKFLRKTPWARTKVENLYIKTFKS from the coding sequence ATGGCTGGTAATAATGAAAATAACCCACTTCATGGAATAAAATTAGAAATGATTATAAATGAATTAGTGGAAAAGTTTGGTTGGGAAGAATTAGATAGAAGAATTAGAATAAATTGTTTTGCTTGTGATCCTAGTGTAAAATCAAGTTTAAAATTTTTAAGAAAAACACCATGGGCTAGGACTAAAGTTGAAAACTTATATATAAAAACTTTTAAATCATAA
- a CDS encoding sensor histidine kinase codes for MKNYEKKSFFTTLYLFFIPLLILSGTVLYMYHEDKIKDIEENILYQMKDYTFDFKGKKFSLDIIEDDKQKKLFKIYHCKEGLCAYFQTISTAPYLLKVIYDKSKYEKLYNQFLIKIFNFSIIILLLLFLLSIGFAIYSLRPMREALFLLENFLKDIIHDLNTPATSILLNSKLLRKRGDFEEIERIELSAKSIASLYKNLEYMSPNTINKDENVSIEEIINEKVEVLQKIYPKINFTKKLNSLILKSNKNGINRIIDNLITNACKYNKKNGQVHIVINKNQLIIKDTGIGIKNTKKVFQRYYKENTSGLGIGMSIVKQLCEVLNINIYIESTLGKGTQITLVFPEDIN; via the coding sequence TTGAAAAATTATGAAAAGAAATCATTTTTTACAACTTTGTATCTTTTCTTTATACCTTTACTAATCCTCTCTGGAACAGTTTTATATATGTATCATGAAGATAAAATTAAAGATATTGAAGAGAATATACTTTATCAAATGAAAGATTACACTTTTGATTTTAAAGGAAAGAAATTCTCTCTTGATATTATAGAAGATGATAAACAAAAAAAACTATTTAAGATCTATCACTGTAAAGAAGGTCTTTGTGCTTATTTTCAAACTATATCTACTGCTCCATATTTATTAAAAGTAATATATGACAAATCAAAATATGAAAAACTTTATAATCAATTCCTAATAAAAATATTTAATTTTTCAATTATAATATTACTATTACTTTTTTTACTTTCAATTGGATTTGCAATATATTCATTAAGACCTATGAGAGAAGCACTTTTTCTTTTAGAAAATTTTTTAAAGGATATTATCCATGATTTAAATACCCCTGCAACTTCTATTTTATTAAATTCAAAATTGCTAAGAAAACGTGGTGATTTTGAGGAAATAGAAAGAATAGAACTAAGTGCCAAAAGTATTGCATCATTATATAAAAATTTAGAATATATGAGTCCAAATACAATAAATAAAGATGAAAATGTTTCCATTGAAGAAATAATCAACGAGAAAGTAGAAGTTCTACAAAAAATCTATCCAAAAATAAATTTTACAAAAAAACTAAATTCATTAATTCTTAAAAGTAATAAAAATGGTATTAATAGAATTATAGACAACCTAATAACAAATGCATGTAAATATAATAAAAAAAATGGACAAGTACATATAGTAATAAATAAAAACCAACTTATTATCAAAGATACCGGAATTGGAATAAAAAATACTAAAAAAGTATTTCAAAGATATTATAAAGAGAATACGTCAGGTCTAGGTATTGGAATGAGTATAGTAAAACAGTTATGTGAAGTTTTAAATATTAATATCTATATAGAAAGTACTTTAGGCAAGGGAACACAAATTACACTTGTATTCCCAGAAGATATAAATTAA
- a CDS encoding response regulator transcription factor, protein MNKKIKILLLEDDEILAQTMLQILKEENYEVTLANDGEEILEYTYKNKYDLYLFDINVPLLNGFDTLKLLRQSEDTTPSFFITALRDTASTLKGFECGCDDYIKKPFDLDELLARIKAILKRKNPILKYGDITFDLLENRVFKNNVEISLGLVEKEIFALLIKNINMTVNKSTFFDYMNRPSDSALRVLISKLKKILNLNISNTKGIGYKLEKL, encoded by the coding sequence ATGAATAAAAAAATAAAAATTCTATTATTAGAAGATGATGAAATATTAGCACAAACAATGCTACAGATTTTAAAAGAAGAGAATTATGAAGTTACTTTAGCAAATGATGGTGAAGAAATACTTGAATATACTTATAAAAATAAATATGACCTTTATTTATTTGATATTAATGTTCCTTTATTAAATGGTTTTGATACTTTAAAACTTTTAAGACAATCAGAAGATACTACTCCATCTTTTTTTATCACAGCGCTTAGAGACACAGCAAGTACTTTAAAAGGTTTTGAATGTGGTTGTGATGATTATATTAAAAAGCCATTTGATTTAGATGAGTTATTAGCACGAATTAAAGCAATATTAAAAAGAAAAAATCCAATTCTAAAATATGGTGATATAACTTTTGATTTACTAGAAAATAGAGTATTTAAAAATAATGTAGAGATATCTTTAGGATTAGTAGAAAAAGAAATCTTCGCTCTTTTAATAAAAAATATAAATATGACTGTAAATAAATCAACTTTTTTTGATTATATGAATAGACCAAGTGATAGTGCATTACGTGTGTTAATTAGTAAACTAAAAAAGATATTGAATTTAAATATTTCAAATACAAAAGGAATAGGATACAAACTTGAAAAATTATGA
- the aat gene encoding leucyl/phenylalanyl-tRNA--protein transferase yields the protein MNIYPLDKNSYIFPNPNFANDKGLLAYGGDLNPNRVMTAYLNGIFPWYNESDPILWWSPNPRLVLELDEFKVSKSLNKTIKKNIFEIRFDTNFVNVMKECKKIREGENKKGTWILPEVIEAYTKLHQMGLAHSFEAYFEDELVGGGYGVNIGNIFCGESMFAKKNDASKVALYYLVQRLRTNGFKMIDCQIPSSHLESLGAKRMKRERFLKLVKESSHNCKQF from the coding sequence TTGAATATCTATCCTCTAGATAAAAACTCATATATTTTCCCAAATCCTAACTTTGCAAATGATAAAGGTCTTTTAGCCTACGGCGGAGATTTAAATCCAAATAGAGTTATGACTGCTTATTTAAATGGTATTTTCCCTTGGTACAATGAATCTGATCCTATTCTTTGGTGGAGTCCTAATCCTAGATTGGTATTAGAACTTGATGAATTTAAAGTTTCAAAAAGTTTAAATAAAACAATAAAAAAGAATATTTTTGAAATTAGATTTGATACAAATTTTGTTAATGTAATGAAAGAATGTAAAAAAATACGAGAAGGCGAAAATAAAAAAGGAACGTGGATTTTACCTGAAGTAATCGAAGCTTATACAAAACTTCATCAAATGGGGCTAGCTCACTCTTTTGAAGCTTACTTTGAAGATGAATTAGTAGGTGGTGGGTATGGAGTTAATATAGGTAATATATTTTGTGGTGAATCAATGTTTGCTAAAAAAAATGATGCTTCAAAGGTTGCCTTGTATTATTTAGTTCAAAGACTTAGAACTAATGGCTTTAAAATGATAGATTGTCAAATCCCTAGTTCACACTTAGAATCCTTAGGTGCTAAAAGAATGAAAAGAGAAAGATTTTTAAAATTAGTTAAAGAATCAAGTCATAATTGTAAACAGTTCTAA